GTGTGCGGTACAGACCTTTAATTCACACTGGTCCCAAGTTAAAGTACCCGCTTAACATCGGTTTAGAAGCACATTTCCTTAAGTTAAAACAGGAGCTAAGACCAAAAGCCAGTTAGTCTTAAGTATTTTGTATGTTTAGTGCTTTCCTCTCTGTGACAGTTAAAGCAAAGAAGCAGTCCATTAGCTCTTCTGAAGCCCTGAATAGTTACAGTAGCCCCAACAGTGACAGTAACTGTAAATGAACAGAAGAGCAATGCACAAATTCATTTTAAGATCTTGTTTTAAAGTTCCTACTTTTTCAGGCAGAAAATGCAagtaaagctttatttgtatggTCATTTTTAACAGTTACAAAATGCTTCACACACATCCCAAAAAAtgaatacagtaaaaaaaaaaaaaagaaactgtaaaaacaaaagaagacacACACTAAAAAATAGAAAGatcaaaaaatgcaaaacaagttCATGTCATTTCAAACATGTAGGATTACTGATATGAAATATTGGACATTGGATTTCAGATTCAGTGGCTCGGTGATTGTTGGCGTTAGCTCGGCATGTTAGCACAGCAGTGTCGCTCTTTACAGGAAgacatcagtgccatacagtgTTAACCGTCTCTCTATTGTTGTGTCGCGCTGATGCTGCCAACATTAATGTTCATGCTGTCTATTTACTCAGCCTCTGTGTCGTGCAAACCTCTATAAAAAGATATTTATTCTTAAAACATGTCTGTCGAGACAAAGTACTGTATCATAGGACATTTGATTTTATGTTCTGGAGCCTAAAAATCAAGTATACATTCAAAAGTATTCACCTGCCACTCCAATGTTTTGTTTGTCGaagaaaataactatttttgTTTCTCCTAAGCCAAAAGACTCTCTGGAGTTCAGGGTGGTTTAAATGAAAATGCCAATAAATAATAGGAAAATTAATCAATGTGTCTTTatcaatcattttttgtttattttatcgACTctcaaaactgtgttttttctaGTGAAAGTACTCTCAATAAAATAACTACGGtaaatgtacacacatttattccactttcaaaataaaaccacactGCATGATCTCACATCCAGTCATCAACAATATTACACATAATGCTGAAGCTGCAGTTTGGTACGTTATGCATTTTATGATTTGCCCGTTGTGATCAGCAGAAGCTTCTGTTCAGTCTGACCAGAGCTCCGTTGCAGGCTGGAGGTTTCACACCCTGAAGACACAACACACAGTTACAGTCCCATGACGACACAAACTGACTCCCGCAGGTTAACAACTGCCagatatacaaacaaacaaaacctgCATTTTAGTTTGGATACACATTTTCAGATTCGAGCAGAACGACTCCCTCCCTCTTTGGCATCCTTTTATACAAGTTTTTATCTCAGCCCTGATGATAGTAACCAAATTACCAAAGTAGAGACACAGTAACAAGAAAAAGATAATATAGTCCTTACTTTGTAGAGTTGGCAAACCAAGCGAAAAAGGGACGACATTGCCTTGTCCTCGTTCTCTTCTGTGTATTCCTGgaacacaaacagtttttaaatcaattttaaCGCAGCTCTTCATTACAGACCCACATCCAGCAGTAGACTACAGTATCATGATCCTGATCATTTTATTAGATCATTATTTGACCTTCAACTATaatgaagaaaatgttgttttctataAGAACTGCATCCAAATTAGATTATAGCTGGGTCCAGAGAAATAACTGTACaatttttacttcctttttcaGTTTACAGTGCTATGCAAAGCTTTTAGACCGGTAAAGCTTTGGAATATGTTATAAAATGATCTTCAAAAATATTCTTTCAAAAAAAATCTTGGAATCAGTAACATTTATAGCAGGGGAAATTGGGTTGTGTGACAGTTTCTCCAttttagaaacaataaaaacatttataaaaagcaaagaccataaaagtaaaaatgtgcacattgtactacAGATTAATGTGGTTGAACAATTGCAAAACAGTCCTTGCTAAATTATGTTGTGACTAAAATGTTCtgaacaaattaaattaaaactctTATTCTACCGTGTGGGTCAAGAAAGGGTAACTAAGGACTGTATATCTAGGTAACACTTTATTTCCATCATTATTAGCTCAGTGCGTGTTACCCCATAGAAAGTGACCCAGGGGACGTGTGTGTGAGCGGGGTTCAGCGCTCTGGTCATGACAGCATTGGCGTGCATCAGCTGGTGTCCCAGATCTCCCATCACACAGGAGGAGACCCTCGCCCAGGAGACGGAGGGGGCGTACAGCTGtagacactgacacacacacacacacacacacacacacacgcatgcattaGAATAAAGCAGCAGTCTTAaaaaggtttattatttttgaaggaACAATATTCCACTTTTCACATCAATAATGTACTGAGCTTCTTACTGTGGTTCCTACAAAAATCccagattaaaaaaaacgcctttttggttaaaaaaaaaaatctggttaCTACTTATCATGTACCTAAAATGTATAGGTGCTTGAATTCTGTGGTGTTGTGAGCTTTCCTAAGCCAAAATCTATTAAGGATTTTAAGAAAAGTGATGTATAGAGAATCGATTGGAGTCGAAAAACTCTGTCTGAAGTCCCTGAAGAGAATTGACCTtaacacaaaagaaacatttagctttaaatTGGATTCAGCTTCTGCATGACTTATTAAGACATGGATGCATTCTTAACAAAACCAGATTGCTAGTACTGGATTTAATTTCAAAGCTGCTTTATGATACAACAAAACACCACTGAAGAAATTATAGAACAGTAGATAAGTCGATATACAAAGCTATAGCTGGACATTTATCCACCTTTCTCCATGTTTTTACTTACAATTTCTAGGACCAGAgttgaatgaaatataaaaccCTGCTTATTCATCCGACAGCACACTATTGCAAATAAAGTTAGAGCTTGGGTTTTTACTGTCAATACTCACAGGTTGGGCAGCATTCAAGACATTTGCAGCAGACTCCATGCAGTAGATGATCTGAAAGGCTGAGTGTCCGGTTAAATGGATGATACAGGCCTGAGGAACAGATCAAGCAATCTCAGGTCAGCATGTTGCACcattaaaaaaagtgacagTGTGGGTGATGAAACATTCAAACCTCAATTATGTTCCCTCTGCATTCAGGCTCTCCGTGCTGACAAGTGAAGGGAATATTTGCTGATGGAAGCTCCTAAAAGAATAGTTTGAACTTTTAGTTTGCATATGATCGTATTTATAGCTATTTACAGAGGACGAGGATCAGGGTACCTTGGCGTTCCCGTAGGGGACCAGAGTGACAGTCATGATGTCCTGCAGCATCGTCCAGGTGGGGAACAGCTGCTGGGAGATGAAGCCTCTGCAGCCTGGACACAAAATCTCATAGTACAGAGTGACAGCGACAGGAGGAACAGCCTTGCTCGGTCTGGTAGCATTTAACTCCATACACTGCTTCTGAACCTACAGTACACAGGgaaacaaaaatagtttttgaaatgtgtcaaaaatataaaagagaTACAGCTTGTGATGACCTAAGCCGTTCATACCAATATATACTTTATACATCTTTGCATAGATTATAATTTGGTCAAAATAAGCTCAATGTAAAGCAGACGTTGttaaaaaagttcattttttagTAACTGATGCCAAATTCAAATACATACAATACAGCTTATTTGCTTTTACTTCATCTGATTTCATTGTAAATTGAACCTTGGGGAATTGAACCCGCAAATTTAGGACATCCTCTCCAACGAGAATTTTGAACACTGAGCCAAGGACTtaatttcaaagaaaaacaaaactgtttattttttccccctcaacTTTAAACAGATTAAGCGTTTGTCCGGTCACATGAAGAACCACTGGTGTTCAATTTCTGAGGCATGACTCTCATTTAAAATCATAGACATGGAGTTTTCATGTTCATCACAATGGTGCTCAATATTTACATCATATTTAATGCACGTTTCTATTAAATAAATCAGTGTTCCCGTTTTTTAAAATATCGGATGGAACAACGTTTTAGACAGAATCAACTTTTTTCTCATACATGCAATGAAGAAACACAGTTTGGTATTTCAGATAGACAATTACATTTACTGCTGCGTTTTCTCACAAGACTATAAGATCATTTATAAAGCAGGCCATCAAAAATGAGAAGATGGAAAGTAAATAGTAAAACATACAGTTTTGCTGTTGTGTACCTATTTTTAttctaataaaaacaagataaaaggagaaataaaagtTCAACAgcaaaagaagcaaaaatgaGACAAGTATATCCCACTTACA
This DNA window, taken from Eleginops maclovinus isolate JMC-PN-2008 ecotype Puerto Natales chromosome 9, JC_Emac_rtc_rv5, whole genome shotgun sequence, encodes the following:
- the ifi30b gene encoding gamma-interferon-inducible lysosomal thiol reductase, coding for MIGLTGRLLAASVLSAAMYVWTLQINMKLSGLLSVFLLFCTSLGSSEGSHPKPACRYPPSQWCRSLEIAIACNVQKQCMELNATRPSKAVPPVAVTLYYEILCPGCRGFISQQLFPTWTMLQDIMTVTLVPYGNAKELPSANIPFTCQHGEPECRGNIIEACIIHLTGHSAFQIIYCMESAANVLNAAQPCLQLYAPSVSWARVSSCVMGDLGHQLMHANAVMTRALNPAHTHVPWVTFYGEYTEENEDKAMSSLFRLVCQLYKGVKPPACNGALVRLNRSFC